A window from Embleya scabrispora encodes these proteins:
- a CDS encoding class I SAM-dependent methyltransferase gives MYAFAEADDITYQLETLQRLLDPTTRMVLDSLDTPTGQEWLEIGYGLGSIARELSRRIGPSGAVHATDLSARSVSAPTGGAPIHTFPLDLRTDSLPPRPFLGIHGRLVLLHIPERREILTRLVDALEPGGVLVLEDWFCPTAPRVLNCADPTDAKIFTEVVEGVLAVLRNRGADLEWAASTHEAFAEAGLTGIRAVRTEPDCAGPGPAHRLYACNARQLRPQLQALGVADELLDRFQEIVVQPDLVTTGWRLISTVGTKPGKH, from the coding sequence TTGTACGCGTTCGCCGAAGCCGACGACATCACCTACCAGTTGGAGACCCTGCAACGCCTGCTCGACCCGACCACCCGGATGGTGCTGGACTCGCTCGACACCCCGACCGGCCAGGAGTGGCTGGAGATCGGGTACGGCCTGGGCAGCATCGCCCGCGAACTCTCCCGCCGGATCGGCCCGTCCGGCGCCGTGCACGCCACCGACCTGTCCGCGCGCTCGGTGTCGGCACCGACGGGCGGTGCGCCCATCCACACCTTCCCGCTGGACCTGCGTACCGACAGCCTGCCGCCCCGTCCGTTCCTGGGCATCCACGGCCGGCTGGTGCTGCTGCACATCCCCGAGCGCCGGGAGATTCTGACCCGTCTGGTCGACGCCCTGGAGCCGGGCGGCGTACTGGTCCTGGAGGACTGGTTCTGCCCGACCGCCCCGCGCGTGCTGAACTGCGCCGATCCGACCGACGCCAAGATCTTCACCGAGGTGGTGGAGGGCGTCCTGGCCGTGCTGCGCAACCGGGGCGCCGACCTCGAATGGGCGGCGTCCACGCACGAGGCGTTCGCCGAGGCGGGGTTGACCGGGATCCGGGCGGTGCGCACCGAACCCGACTGTGCGGGTCCGGGCCCGGCCCACCGCCTGTACGCCTGCAACGCCCGGCAACTGCGGCCCCAGCTCCAGGCGTTGGGGGTCGCCGACGAACTCCTCGACCGCTTCCAGGAGATCGTGGTCCAACCGGACCTGGTCACCACGGGCTGGCGGCTGATCTCCACGGTCGGCACCAAGCCGGGCAAGCACTGA
- a CDS encoding decarboxylase: MIPPHIRARVTDLDPEALPAYLYDRAGLRAHAAAVRAALPERVEVHYAAKANPAPEILTALDGSVSGFEVSSGGELAHVLAVLPGARIAFGGPGKTETELIAALRAGVRRIHVESRAELHRLIALAARHAPDRDVDVLLRVDVPLGGELLRGAALTMGGDPSPFGLDPDEAEQCLHLLRGPDAGRVRVRGIHAHLASGLDADTQVAVAARIVDWTRTVADRHRIALSEVNVGGGMAVDYTDPTARFDWSRLGAGLADILAGRADLSLRIEPGRALTAYCGWYATEVLDLKRSHGAAFAVLRGGTHHLRTPAAKGHDQPFAVLPSPHPWPHPWPRPQTTAAEVTLVGQLCTPKDVFARRRPVARLAVGDRVVFAMAGAYAWNISHHDFLMHPHPTFHHV; this comes from the coding sequence ATGATCCCCCCGCACATTCGCGCCCGCGTCACCGACCTCGACCCCGAGGCGCTGCCCGCCTACCTGTACGACCGGGCCGGGCTCCGGGCACACGCGGCGGCGGTGCGCGCCGCGCTGCCCGAACGGGTCGAGGTCCACTACGCGGCAAAGGCCAACCCGGCACCGGAGATCCTGACCGCGCTGGACGGTTCGGTGAGCGGTTTCGAGGTCTCCTCGGGCGGCGAACTCGCCCATGTACTGGCGGTGTTGCCCGGCGCGCGGATCGCCTTCGGCGGGCCGGGCAAGACCGAGACCGAGCTGATCGCCGCGCTGCGGGCGGGCGTGCGGCGCATCCACGTGGAGAGCCGTGCCGAACTGCATCGCCTGATCGCGCTCGCCGCCCGGCATGCGCCCGACCGCGACGTCGACGTGCTGCTCCGGGTAGACGTGCCCCTGGGCGGCGAACTGCTGCGTGGCGCCGCGCTGACCATGGGCGGCGATCCGTCCCCGTTCGGCCTGGACCCGGACGAGGCCGAGCAATGCCTGCACCTGCTGCGGGGTCCGGACGCGGGCCGGGTCCGGGTGCGCGGGATCCACGCGCACCTGGCCAGCGGTCTGGACGCGGACACCCAGGTCGCCGTCGCCGCGCGGATCGTCGACTGGACCCGAACGGTCGCCGACCGGCACCGGATCGCCCTGTCCGAGGTCAACGTCGGCGGCGGCATGGCGGTCGACTACACCGACCCCACCGCCCGCTTCGACTGGTCCCGCCTGGGCGCCGGACTGGCCGACATCCTCGCCGGCCGCGCGGATCTGTCCCTGCGGATCGAACCCGGCCGGGCGCTGACCGCGTACTGCGGTTGGTACGCCACCGAGGTGCTGGACCTCAAGCGCAGCCACGGCGCGGCCTTCGCGGTGCTCCGCGGCGGCACCCACCACCTGCGCACTCCCGCGGCCAAGGGACACGACCAGCCCTTCGCCGTCCTGCCGAGCCCACACCCGTGGCCGCATCCGTGGCCGCGCCCGCAGACGACCGCCGCCGAGGTCACCCTCGTCGGTCAACTGTGCACCCCCAAGGACGTGTTCGCCCGCCGCCGACCGGTCGCCCGACTGGCGGTCGGCGACCGCGTCGTGTTCGCGATGGCCGGCGCCTACGCGTGGAACATCTCCCACCACGACTTCCTGATGCATCCCCACCCGACGTTCCACCACGTGTGA
- a CDS encoding IucA/IucC family protein: MSPQSARPTPAAVPAAQAPPAPPSADDAVAHTLLNCLLREICGPERHSVVEPDGGHLRLWLARSGTELRIRLRRTSLLGDHRFTGPVTERRGPDWHPLSWSELGRRVHRELGLRTGMPNDEFLGQLASSHAGVAAGLARRAAPPASRYLESEQALLFGHRFHPTPKARGTDPTTWAAYAPEARAEFRLRHLAVRGELVAQERISAADTVVLDRLGPVPAGYTLLPAHPWQYELLAGHPRLRAALLRGDIRDLGEAGPHFAATASVRTLAGAGVFLKFSLNVRITNCVRKNAAYELSGAVALTRALAPIAARTAARFPDFAILGEPAYRSLSADVAPELLEGFGVIVRDGLDARLRPGTTPLLAAAMAAEYPTGSAHLSRLLDGAGPDEALRWWEDYLRLLVPPVLAHYFAHGVVLEPHLQNVLVAVDAGGRPRQVLMRDMEGTKLLPGPHAAVLAALPHSVAGPMTYDARRGWDRVVYCLLVNNIAEMLAALVDVHPHLEARCWGLVRATLAECAAEHGEPEPLRALLAGGALPAKANLLARWERRADREAEYVRIPAPPVGPTPDDAPRTPARSTR, from the coding sequence ATGTCGCCGCAGTCGGCCCGACCCACGCCCGCCGCGGTCCCCGCCGCCCAGGCCCCGCCCGCGCCGCCCTCGGCCGACGACGCCGTCGCACACACCCTGCTCAACTGCCTGCTCCGGGAGATCTGCGGCCCCGAACGGCACAGCGTGGTCGAACCCGACGGCGGTCACCTGCGGCTCTGGCTGGCCCGGTCCGGTACGGAGCTGCGGATCCGACTGCGACGCACCTCCCTCCTCGGCGACCACCGCTTCACCGGGCCGGTGACCGAACGACGAGGGCCCGATTGGCATCCGCTGTCCTGGTCCGAGCTGGGCCGGCGGGTGCACCGCGAACTGGGCCTGCGCACCGGTATGCCCAACGACGAGTTCCTGGGCCAACTCGCCTCCAGCCACGCGGGCGTGGCCGCCGGGCTGGCCCGCCGCGCCGCGCCGCCCGCGTCGCGCTACCTCGAGTCGGAACAGGCGCTGCTGTTCGGACACCGCTTCCACCCCACCCCCAAGGCACGCGGCACCGACCCCACCACCTGGGCCGCCTACGCCCCCGAGGCCCGCGCCGAGTTCCGGTTGCGGCACCTGGCCGTACGCGGCGAACTCGTCGCCCAGGAACGCATATCCGCCGCCGACACCGTCGTCCTGGACCGGCTCGGTCCGGTGCCGGCCGGCTACACGCTGCTGCCCGCGCACCCGTGGCAGTACGAACTCCTCGCCGGCCACCCGCGCCTGCGCGCCGCACTGCTCCGTGGCGACATCCGCGACCTCGGCGAGGCCGGCCCGCACTTCGCCGCCACCGCGTCGGTACGCACCCTCGCCGGCGCCGGGGTGTTCCTCAAGTTCAGTCTGAATGTGCGGATCACCAACTGCGTGCGCAAGAACGCCGCCTACGAACTGTCCGGCGCCGTCGCGCTCACCCGGGCGCTGGCCCCGATCGCGGCCCGCACCGCCGCCCGCTTCCCGGACTTCGCCATCCTCGGCGAGCCCGCCTACCGCAGCCTGTCGGCAGACGTCGCCCCCGAACTCCTGGAGGGCTTCGGGGTGATCGTCCGCGACGGGCTGGACGCGCGACTGCGGCCCGGAACCACGCCGCTGCTCGCCGCCGCCATGGCCGCCGAGTACCCGACCGGGTCCGCGCACCTGTCCCGACTGCTCGACGGCGCCGGGCCCGACGAGGCGCTGCGCTGGTGGGAGGACTACCTGCGGCTGCTCGTCCCGCCGGTACTGGCCCACTACTTCGCGCACGGCGTGGTCCTGGAACCGCACCTGCAGAACGTCCTGGTCGCGGTGGACGCCGGCGGTCGGCCCCGGCAGGTGTTGATGCGTGACATGGAGGGGACGAAACTGCTCCCCGGGCCGCACGCCGCCGTGCTGGCCGCGCTACCGCACTCGGTGGCCGGGCCGATGACCTACGACGCCCGGCGCGGCTGGGACCGGGTGGTCTACTGCCTGCTGGTCAACAACATCGCCGAAATGCTCGCCGCGCTGGTCGACGTCCACCCGCACCTGGAGGCCCGCTGTTGGGGCCTGGTACGTGCGACGCTGGCCGAGTGTGCCGCCGAGCACGGCGAACCCGAACCGCTGCGCGCGCTGCTCGCGGGTGGGGCGTTGCCCGCCAAGGCCAACCTCCTCGCCCGCTGGGAGCGGCGCGCCGACCGCGAGGCGGAGTACGTGCGCATCCCCGCGCCGCCGGTCGGACCGACTCCCGACGACGCACCCCGTACCCCCGCCCGGAGCACCCGATGA
- a CDS encoding IucA/IucC family protein, producing the protein MTEPAVTDPAPAGPTPRTASTPALDGEQLRRVLDAVLREDILGLRSTAETLHRPDGTWLRLNAPDGTASWLMPVRLDGFQCEYAARAPLLLSERDGTRLTTTDAVLATLRDLADPRDRSGFDDFAEECRQSARAGRVMAEAIPAVRARLAADFGPDPSTWTGPRAGPALDTLAAHLDHPVHPAPRARSGLDEAALRRYAPEHHPTFRLRWALLPHDAATLTGTLPDWWPTPTTLGRPDLEHSRLALPVHPLTLDRLPEPALPTAPAHLDVRPTLSMRTVAVLDHPGVHLKLPLPIATLGMRNRRTIKPGTLVDGAAGERLLAAVLDREPRLRDRVLLADEQTHLHADHELLAVLVRRYPNLPDDTLVLPAAALLARAHDGTSVLDRVAKRWYGGDRLALLDAYLTLLLDWQTTLFRYGVALESHPQNLSLVLADDRPVRLLLKDNDGPRINRARCPVEHDGFDDPRTYSSGDEPLADLFTTITVHLCAGALAFALSDPERARLLRLVRDRLAETADPWLRRRILDADRLPIKAMVTAGTLLTKERSGAADINKHYTTGPNYLRRPAEIP; encoded by the coding sequence GTGACCGAACCCGCCGTCACCGACCCGGCGCCGGCCGGCCCGACCCCGCGCACCGCGTCGACGCCCGCCCTCGACGGCGAGCAACTCCGGCGCGTGCTCGACGCCGTGCTGCGCGAGGACATCCTCGGACTGCGCTCCACCGCCGAGACCCTGCACCGACCCGACGGCACCTGGCTGCGATTGAACGCCCCCGACGGCACGGCGAGTTGGCTGATGCCCGTGCGGCTCGACGGCTTCCAGTGCGAGTACGCGGCCCGCGCACCCCTGCTGCTCTCCGAACGCGACGGCACCCGACTGACCACCACCGACGCCGTGTTGGCCACCCTGCGCGACCTGGCCGACCCCCGCGACCGGTCCGGCTTCGACGACTTCGCCGAGGAGTGCCGCCAGTCGGCCCGGGCCGGCCGCGTCATGGCCGAGGCGATCCCGGCAGTCCGCGCCCGGCTCGCCGCCGACTTCGGCCCGGACCCGAGCACCTGGACCGGACCGCGCGCCGGCCCGGCCCTGGACACCCTCGCGGCACACCTCGACCACCCCGTCCACCCGGCCCCGCGCGCCCGCTCCGGCCTGGACGAGGCGGCGCTGCGCCGCTACGCCCCCGAACACCACCCGACCTTCCGGCTGCGCTGGGCCCTGCTCCCGCACGACGCGGCCACGCTCACCGGCACCCTGCCCGACTGGTGGCCCACCCCCACCACGCTCGGCCGCCCCGACCTGGAACACAGCCGGCTCGCGCTGCCCGTGCACCCGCTCACCCTCGACCGCCTCCCGGAGCCGGCCCTGCCCACCGCGCCGGCCCACCTGGACGTGCGCCCGACCCTGTCGATGCGCACCGTCGCCGTGCTCGACCACCCCGGCGTACACCTCAAGCTCCCGCTGCCGATCGCCACCCTCGGCATGCGCAACCGACGCACGATCAAACCCGGCACCCTCGTCGACGGCGCCGCCGGCGAGCGCCTGCTCGCCGCCGTCCTGGACCGCGAACCCCGCTTACGCGACCGGGTGTTGCTCGCCGACGAACAGACCCACCTGCACGCCGACCACGAACTGCTCGCCGTCCTGGTGCGCCGCTACCCGAACCTCCCCGACGACACCCTCGTGCTCCCGGCCGCCGCACTGCTCGCCCGGGCGCACGACGGCACGTCCGTCCTGGACCGAGTCGCGAAACGCTGGTACGGCGGCGATCGGCTCGCGCTGCTCGACGCCTACCTCACACTGCTCCTGGACTGGCAGACCACCCTGTTCCGGTACGGCGTCGCCCTCGAATCGCACCCGCAGAACCTCTCCCTCGTACTCGCCGACGACCGACCCGTGCGCCTCCTGCTCAAGGACAACGACGGCCCCAGGATCAACCGGGCCCGCTGCCCGGTCGAGCACGACGGCTTCGACGACCCGCGCACCTACAGCTCTGGCGACGAACCGCTCGCCGACCTGTTCACCACCATCACCGTGCATCTGTGCGCCGGCGCCCTGGCCTTCGCCCTCTCGGACCCCGAACGCGCCCGACTGCTGCGCCTGGTGCGCGACCGGCTGGCGGAGACGGCGGATCCGTGGCTGCGCCGCCGGATCCTCGACGCGGACCGACTCCCGATCAAGGCGATGGTCACCGCCGGGACCCTGCTCACCAAGGAGCGCTCCGGCGCGGCCGACATCAACAAGCACTACACGACCGGACCCAACTATCTGCGCCGGCCCGCCGAGATCCCATAG
- a CDS encoding ATP-grasp domain-containing protein → MRLYLLALNPTDSVTDGFLPAAHRLGLDVTLLTDPAYAPAHRAVCGGLDFVHVVECDVRDFRAVIDRITDGPRPDAVFSNSDHLQVQTALAAAWFDLPAKDWRAALRAKNKAHMRRRLAATGVDPVWAVELAPEQDAKELLTLAPPFPCVVKPREGVAGEDVVLVADDGQLLARCAEIRSRRPGAALVVEEFLSGELYTLETLGDRNGTRVLAGFHTHLSPPPHFIELRLDLIPHPPAASTAGVLARLDALGVGFGACHTEFVLQDGRPRIIEVNYRAIGDQCDLLLADVLGIPLFEYILRVHLGDDLPADPGARNDRHARIDWPCADRAGVLTSAPGREDVTSDAGVRIDYHPLRALGERHELHHSNRDYLGALRTIGTDRSAVDHAAEAFLADHTWGITP, encoded by the coding sequence ATGCGGCTGTACCTGCTCGCGCTCAACCCCACCGACTCGGTGACCGACGGCTTCCTGCCCGCCGCCCACCGCCTGGGCCTGGACGTCACCCTGCTCACCGACCCCGCGTACGCGCCGGCCCACCGCGCGGTGTGCGGCGGCCTGGACTTCGTCCACGTGGTGGAGTGCGACGTCCGCGACTTCCGCGCGGTGATCGACCGGATCACCGACGGCCCCCGCCCCGACGCGGTGTTCAGCAACAGCGACCACCTCCAGGTGCAAACCGCTCTGGCCGCCGCCTGGTTCGACCTCCCGGCCAAGGACTGGCGGGCCGCGCTGCGCGCGAAGAACAAGGCACACATGCGCCGGCGACTGGCCGCGACGGGCGTCGACCCGGTCTGGGCCGTCGAACTGGCGCCGGAGCAGGACGCGAAGGAACTGCTCACGCTCGCCCCGCCGTTCCCGTGCGTGGTCAAACCGCGCGAGGGCGTCGCGGGCGAGGACGTGGTGCTGGTCGCCGACGACGGGCAACTCCTGGCGCGCTGCGCCGAGATCCGATCCCGGCGGCCCGGCGCGGCGCTGGTGGTCGAGGAGTTCCTGAGCGGCGAGCTGTACACCCTGGAAACCCTCGGCGACCGAAACGGCACGCGGGTGCTGGCCGGATTCCACACCCACCTGTCGCCGCCACCCCACTTCATCGAACTGCGGCTGGACCTGATCCCCCACCCGCCCGCCGCGAGCACCGCCGGCGTGCTCGCCCGGCTCGACGCGCTCGGCGTCGGATTCGGGGCCTGCCACACCGAGTTCGTGCTCCAGGACGGCCGACCCCGGATCATCGAGGTCAACTACCGCGCCATCGGCGACCAGTGCGACCTGCTGCTCGCCGACGTCCTGGGCATCCCGCTCTTCGAGTACATCCTGCGCGTACACCTCGGCGACGACCTCCCCGCCGACCCGGGCGCGCGCAACGATCGACACGCCCGCATCGACTGGCCTTGCGCGGACCGTGCCGGTGTCCTCACCAGCGCGCCGGGCCGCGAGGACGTCACCTCCGACGCGGGGGTGCGGATCGACTACCACCCGCTGCGGGCGCTCGGCGAACGGCACGAACTGCACCACTCCAACCGGGACTACCTCGGCGCACTGCGCACCATCGGCACCGACCGGTCGGCGGTCGACCACGCGGCCGAGGCGTTCCTCGCCGACCACACGTGGGGCATCACCCCGTGA
- a CDS encoding siderophore-interacting protein, with product MVRNTPITRNAVRITLTGPRLANFVPGGPDQRIKLFVPREGRPAPRITRTDLTWREAWARIPEADRPYQRTYTVRAHRSDPVEIDIDFALHAPGGPASRWARAARPGDPIEVLGPTAARNGGYSFEPPAGRRLLLVGDHAALPAIGSIVESLPADAEGDVFVEVTTEADRQQLAAPPGVRVNWLHRGGAPAGDHRLLDAVRDARPPTEHGYAWLAGEAGRVRALRRHLKDERGMDPRAIAFMGYWRVGHTEETAHAEPAPPRVAAPRVRLTL from the coding sequence GTGGTCCGCAACACCCCGATCACCCGCAACGCGGTCCGGATCACCCTGACCGGCCCGCGCCTGGCGAACTTCGTGCCCGGCGGACCGGATCAGCGGATCAAGCTGTTCGTCCCGCGCGAGGGCCGACCGGCACCCCGGATCACCCGGACGGACCTGACCTGGCGCGAGGCGTGGGCCCGGATCCCCGAGGCGGACCGGCCGTATCAGCGCACCTACACCGTGCGCGCGCACCGTTCGGATCCGGTCGAGATCGACATCGACTTCGCGCTGCACGCGCCGGGTGGGCCGGCGTCCCGCTGGGCGCGCGCGGCCCGCCCCGGGGACCCGATCGAGGTGTTGGGGCCGACCGCCGCCCGCAACGGGGGTTACAGCTTCGAGCCGCCGGCGGGCCGCCGGCTGCTTCTGGTGGGGGACCACGCGGCGCTGCCGGCGATCGGGTCGATCGTCGAGTCGCTGCCGGCCGACGCCGAGGGGGACGTGTTCGTCGAGGTGACCACCGAGGCGGACCGCCAGCAGTTGGCCGCGCCGCCCGGCGTGCGGGTGAACTGGCTGCACCGGGGTGGCGCGCCGGCCGGGGACCACCGCCTCCTGGACGCGGTCCGCGACGCCCGGCCGCCGACCGAGCACGGCTACGCGTGGCTCGCGGGCGAGGCCGGCCGGGTCCGGGCACTGCGCCGACACCTCAAGGACGAACGCGGCATGGATCCCCGCGCGATCGCGTTCATGGGCTACTGGCGGGTCGGCCACACCGAGGAAACCGCCCACGCCGAACCCGCCCCGCCCCGAGTCGCCGCGCCGAGGGTGCGGCTCACCCTCTGA
- a CDS encoding D-2-hydroxyacid dehydrogenase family protein codes for MFRVAVIDDYQGQAAALDCWGKLPDDTEAVFFPDHVHDPDTLVERLSGFDAVVAMRERTAFPAELTARLPALRLLITTGMNNAAIDVEAARARGVTVCGTSLLPHPAAELTWALILELAKGTGAEEASLRAGTWQHGVGVDLAGATLGVIGLGKLGTRVARVGAAFGMRVLAWSSNLTAEQGAAVGVEVVAKEELFRRADFVTVHVRYSERTRSLVGAAELALMRPTAYLVNTSRAPIVDRAALLAALHEGRIAGAGLDVYPVEPIPADDPILAAPNTVLTPHIGYATRDNYELAYTEAVEDIAAFLAGAPVREL; via the coding sequence GTGTTTCGGGTGGCCGTGATCGACGACTATCAGGGGCAGGCCGCAGCGCTCGACTGCTGGGGCAAGCTGCCGGACGACACCGAGGCGGTCTTCTTCCCCGACCATGTGCACGACCCGGACACGTTGGTCGAGCGCCTGTCGGGGTTCGACGCGGTGGTGGCGATGCGCGAGCGCACCGCGTTTCCGGCGGAACTGACGGCCCGGCTGCCCGCGTTGCGGCTGCTGATCACCACCGGGATGAACAACGCCGCGATCGACGTCGAGGCCGCGCGTGCCCGGGGCGTCACCGTCTGCGGCACGAGTCTGCTCCCGCACCCGGCGGCGGAGTTGACGTGGGCGCTGATCCTCGAACTGGCCAAGGGCACCGGCGCGGAGGAAGCGAGCCTGCGGGCCGGTACCTGGCAACACGGCGTGGGCGTCGACCTCGCCGGCGCCACGCTCGGCGTGATCGGTCTGGGCAAGCTGGGCACCCGGGTGGCCCGGGTCGGCGCCGCGTTCGGGATGCGGGTGCTGGCCTGGAGCAGCAACCTCACCGCCGAACAGGGCGCGGCGGTCGGCGTCGAGGTGGTGGCCAAGGAGGAGTTGTTCCGGCGCGCCGACTTCGTCACGGTGCATGTGCGCTACAGCGAGCGCACCAGGTCGCTGGTCGGCGCGGCCGAACTCGCGCTGATGCGGCCGACCGCGTACCTGGTCAACACCTCCCGCGCGCCGATCGTGGATCGGGCCGCGCTGCTGGCCGCGCTGCACGAGGGCCGGATCGCGGGGGCCGGGTTGGACGTGTACCCCGTGGAGCCGATCCCGGCGGACGACCCGATCCTGGCGGCGCCCAATACCGTCCTCACTCCCCACATCGGGTATGCGACGCGCGACAACTACGAACTGGCGTACACCGAGGCGGTCGAGGACATCGCCGCCTTCCTCGCGGGCGCGCCGGTACGGGAGTTGTGA
- a CDS encoding AAA family ATPase — protein sequence MLIWINGPFGGGKTQTAHELRRRLPGSVVCDPEEVGFGLHRMTPRALRGDFQDLPAWRQGVYEVLDLTLARHPGPVLAPMTVIEPDYFREIVGRLRERGHDVRHFALLAERETVLRRLAERGFGRAVRVVAGREAPLRRESFAVARLDPCLERLAGPEFAEHIHTDHIDTPGVADLIAASTGLTLTPNTDSPARARVRRAWTGLRHIRFV from the coding sequence ATGCTCATCTGGATCAACGGCCCCTTCGGGGGCGGCAAGACGCAGACCGCGCACGAGTTGCGCCGGCGGTTGCCGGGCAGTGTGGTCTGCGACCCGGAGGAGGTCGGCTTCGGGCTGCACCGGATGACGCCGCGTGCGCTGCGCGGCGACTTCCAGGATCTGCCGGCGTGGCGGCAGGGGGTGTACGAGGTGCTGGACCTGACCCTGGCCAGGCATCCGGGGCCGGTGTTGGCGCCGATGACGGTGATCGAGCCGGACTACTTCCGGGAGATCGTCGGGCGGCTGCGCGAACGGGGCCACGATGTGCGGCACTTCGCGCTGTTGGCCGAGCGGGAGACGGTGTTGCGGCGGCTGGCCGAGCGCGGCTTCGGGCGTGCGGTGCGCGTGGTGGCGGGCCGGGAGGCGCCGCTGCGGCGGGAGAGCTTCGCGGTCGCGCGGCTCGATCCGTGCCTGGAACGCCTGGCCGGCCCGGAGTTCGCCGAGCACATCCACACCGACCACATCGACACGCCGGGGGTGGCCGACCTGATCGCCGCGTCGACCGGGTTGACCCTGACGCCCAACACCGACTCGCCCGCGCGGGCTCGGGTACGCCGGGCCTGGACGGGGTTGCGGCACATCCGCTTCGTGTAG
- a CDS encoding SpoIIE family protein phosphatase, whose translation MGSRPSPNRSPRRAIVGVLPLPGAASRPGGGHRPCPGRRAARGRSADRGRPARSVLVRRDSRDAAGARTVFGDVAGDPLCAPDLAAEVLAAFGAAAPELPSLSEVSYRIALSLREDHQRGHRPLVRLLLVERAGGPAGDGSLTLVNRGYPNPLLVVGRRVLGLEPIYATPPIGALTPGTFRPPELTVAAGRGERVLLYTDELAEAAGADGTRYPFAERAPSHVGGDFADALRRLAVDVEAHFAPAFPGDAALFLIEPGPLDT comes from the coding sequence ATGGGCAGCCGCCCGAGTCCGAACCGTTCGCCTCGTCGAGCGATCGTGGGCGTCCTGCCCCTGCCGGGTGCGGCCTCGCGCCCGGGTGGGGGACACCGTCCTTGCCCGGGTCGACGGGCTGCGCGTGGCCGCTCGGCGGATCGGGGTCGACCCGCCCGATCGGTACTGGTTCGGCGAGATTCGCGAGACGCCGCTGGGGCCCGGACGGTGTTCGGGGACGTGGCCGGTGACCCGCTGTGCGCCCCCGACCTGGCCGCAGAGGTGCTGGCCGCGTTCGGGGCCGCCGCCCCCGAGTTGCCCTCGTTGAGCGAGGTCTCCTACCGGATCGCCCTGTCCCTGCGCGAGGACCACCAGCGCGGCCATCGCCCCCTGGTCCGCCTGCTCCTGGTCGAGCGCGCCGGCGGCCCGGCCGGGGACGGCTCGCTGACCCTGGTCAACCGCGGCTATCCGAATCCGCTCCTGGTCGTCGGCCGACGGGTGCTCGGCCTGGAACCCATCTACGCCACCCCGCCGATCGGCGCGCTGACGCCCGGCACGTTCCGCCCGCCGGAGCTGACCGTCGCGGCGGGCCGGGGCGAGCGGGTGCTGCTGTACACGGACGAGCTCGCCGAGGCCGCGGGCGCGGACGGCACGCGCTACCCGTTCGCCGAGCGCGCCCCGAGCCACGTGGGCGGCGACTTCGCCGACGCGCTGCGCCGCCTGGCGGTCGACGTGGAGGCACACTTCGCCCCGGCCTTCCCCGGCGACGCGGCGCTGTTCCTGATCGAACCGGGGCCGCTCGACACCTGA